The genomic interval GACACCGCCGTACACCAGATGCGGGTCGGCTGCCGCCGGCTCCGCAGCGACCTGCGGACGTTCGGGCCGCTGGTCCGCGACGCGTGGGCCAGGTCGCTGCGGGACGAACTGAAGTGGCTGGCGGGGGTGCTGGGGCAGGCCAGGGACGCCGAGGTACTGCGCGCCCGGCTCTCCGGTACGGCCGCCGCCGACCCGCTCAGCCCGCTCGACCCGGCGGCGGTGGCCCGGATCGACCGGGTACTCGCCGAGCGGCACGCCGAGGCGCTGGCCGCCGTCGACGAGGCGCTCGGCTCGACGCGCTACCACGCCCTGGTCGAGGCGCTGGTCGACGCCACCCGGGCCCCGCAACTGACCGCCAGGGCCGACGGGCCGGCCGCCAGGGTGCTGCCCCGACTGGTCGCCCGGCCCTGGCACCGGCTGACCGACGGCGACGACGGGGTCGACGGCGCCGCCGACCTCGACCCGGACGCCCCGGACGAGCGCTGGCACGCGGTACGCATCAACGGCAAGCGGGCCCGGTACGCCGTCGACGCCGTCGCCGGGGTGCTCGGCGGTGACGCGGCGAAGCTGGCCAAGGCGCTGGCGAGGGTGCAGAACCTGCTCGGCGAGCACCAGGACGCGGCGGTCGCCGCGCAGACCTGGCTGTCGATCGCCGAGCGGGACCCGGGCGACCATGCCGTGGCCGTCACCGCCGGCCGGTTGGCGGAACGGGAGCGGGCCGCCGTCCGTGCCGCCCGGGCGGCCTTCCCGGACGCGTGGCGACGGGCGAGCCGGAAACGGCGGACGGCATGGCTGGGGTGACCCCGGTCCGGGCGGCGGGTGGCGTGGTCTGGCGGCACTGCGACGACGGCGTACGGGTCTGCGTGGTGCACCGCCCCCGCTACGACGACTGGTCGCTGCCGAAGGGCAAGCTGGACCCGGGGGAGCATCCGCTGACCGCCGCGGTACGCGAGGTGGCCGAGGAGGCCGACGTGCACGGGGTACCGGAGGTGCGGCTGCCCCCGGTGCACTACCGGATGCGCGACGGTGCGCCGAAGACGGTCGAGTTCTGGTCGATGCGGGCCGTCGGCAGCGGCGGTTTCCAGCCAGAGACCGAGGTCGACACCGTACGCTGGCTGCCGCTGGCCGAGGCCCTCCGGCTGGTCAGCTATCCGCACGACGTCCGGGTGCTGGAGGACTTCGCTGCCCTGCCGCCGGTGAGCGCGGTGCTGGGGCTGGTCCGGCACGCCCCGGCGGGCAGCCGGGGCACCTGGTCCGGGCCGGACACCGCCCGGCCGCTGGACGCCGCCGGGCTGGCCCAGGCCCGGGATGTGGCCGGACTGCTCGCGCTGATCCGCCCGGTACGCCTGCGTTCGGCGGCGCCCCGGCGCTGTGTGCAGACGCTGCAACCCCTGGCCGAACTGCTCGACCGGCCGATCGAGGTGGATTCCGCGTACGACGAGCCGAAGCCGGGGCAGGACGCCGAGGAGAACGCTCTGGCCGCCGCCGGAGCCCTGCTCGAACTGGCCCGGGCCGGCGAACCGGCGGTGGTCTGTAGCCAGGGGAAGGTGATTCCGGAGGCGTTGGCGTGGCTGGCCGCCGCATCGGCCGCCTCGACCGGACCGGCCGCCTCGACCGGTGCCGTCCCGCTTCCCGGCTCGGCGGAGGACTTCCGGACCAGGAAGGGCACCGGCTGGCTGCTCGCCTTCAGCGGTGACCGGCTGGTCGCCGCCAGCCGGCTGGACGGCGCGGAGCGCCTCGCCGCCATCGCACCCTGACCCGGGCCGTCGCCCGGCCGGGCAGCGCGGGCTCTGCGGGAACGGCCGCCGCACTGGTACCCCGAGGGTCGGTCTCGGGGTTTCCGGCCGTCCACGGGCCGCTGAGCGGCGCCAACGCCCTGTCGACGGCGGAGGACCGCCGCCGTCGACCCCGGATTTCGGTGCCGGACAACGTGAAGGGCGCCTCCGGACGAGCCGGAGGCGCCCTGGCGGTACCCGATTCTCAGCGCTTGGCGGCTTTCTTGGCCGGAGCCTTCTTGGCCGTGCTGGCCTTCTTGCTCGCCGTGGCGCGGGTGGACGTGCTCTTGGCCGCCGTCGACTTCTTCGCCGCCGTCGTCTTCTTGGCCGTGGTGGCCTTCGTGCCGCCGGTGGCCTTCTTCGCCGGAGCCGTCTTCTTCGCCGCCGCCTTCGTGGCGGTCGTCTTGGCGGGCGCCGCCTTCTTGGTCGTCGTCTTCCTGGCAACGGTCGACTTGGCCGTCGACGCCGTGGCGGACTTCTTCGCCGCCACGGTGTTCTTCGGGGCCTTGCCGCTGGCCACCATCTCCTTGAAACCGGCGCCCGGCCGGAAGGCCGGAACCGATGTCTTCTTCACCTTCACCGATTCGCCGGTGCGGGGGTTGCGGGCTGTTCGAGCACCGCGCACGCGCTTTTCGAACACCCCGAACCCGGTGATGGCGACCCGGTCCCCCTTGGTGACCGCCGCCTGGACCTCCGCGAGGACCGCGTCGAGCGCCGACGTCGCCGTCTTCCGGTCCCCCAGACGAGCGGCGAGAGCCTCGATGAGCTCGGCCTTGTTCACGACTTCCCTCCCAATGTGCAACTGGACTCAACGCGAGCCATTCTGCGCGCACGGTATGCCCTGTGCCACCGGGACACAAACATCTGCTCGAAAAAACCCATTGTGTCGCAACGGATTCGCCCCCGCCGGACGAACCGGCGGGGGCGAAAACGACTGTGCGGTCGGCGGTTCGGCCTATGCCACCACAGGCCGGAAGGTGGATCGCCGGCCCTCGTACGCGGTGATGTCGGCCTCGTGCCGGAGGGTCAGTCCAATGTCGTCCAAGCCCTCCATCAGCCGCCAGCGGCTGAAGTCGTCCATCGGGAAGGACCAGGTGTCCTCCCCTGCCCGGACCTCCCGGGCGGTCAGGTCGACCGTGATCCGGGCCGTCGGGTCGGACTCGACCAACTCCCACAAAGCCTCGA from Plantactinospora sp. BC1 carries:
- a CDS encoding CYTH and CHAD domain-containing protein, which translates into the protein MVEEERKYDVDPEFTLPDLAGVVPDGVRVVELPPVTLTATYLDTTDLRLARAGVSLRHRRGDELPWTVKLPADSPGVRHEISRTGRPKKAPAELLALVTAYSRGAELRPAAVVRTVRRAYELRDDTDRLLVEIADDSVRVLDGKQVRSTFREVEVERKDGDRELLDVLEPALTGAGARRGDFTPKHVRALGPAAEAAPDLVPPGELPERPSAGDVVTAAIRRGVGRVLAHDPLVRLRAPVGDDDTAVHQMRVGCRRLRSDLRTFGPLVRDAWARSLRDELKWLAGVLGQARDAEVLRARLSGTAAADPLSPLDPAAVARIDRVLAERHAEALAAVDEALGSTRYHALVEALVDATRAPQLTARADGPAARVLPRLVARPWHRLTDGDDGVDGAADLDPDAPDERWHAVRINGKRARYAVDAVAGVLGGDAAKLAKALARVQNLLGEHQDAAVAAQTWLSIAERDPGDHAVAVTAGRLAERERAAVRAARAAFPDAWRRASRKRRTAWLG
- a CDS encoding bifunctional NUDIX hydrolase/histidine phosphatase family protein; the encoded protein is MAGVTPVRAAGGVVWRHCDDGVRVCVVHRPRYDDWSLPKGKLDPGEHPLTAAVREVAEEADVHGVPEVRLPPVHYRMRDGAPKTVEFWSMRAVGSGGFQPETEVDTVRWLPLAEALRLVSYPHDVRVLEDFAALPPVSAVLGLVRHAPAGSRGTWSGPDTARPLDAAGLAQARDVAGLLALIRPVRLRSAAPRRCVQTLQPLAELLDRPIEVDSAYDEPKPGQDAEENALAAAGALLELARAGEPAVVCSQGKVIPEALAWLAAASAASTGPAASTGAVPLPGSAEDFRTRKGTGWLLAFSGDRLVAASRLDGAERLAAIAP
- a CDS encoding HU family DNA-binding protein, which produces MNKAELIEALAARLGDRKTATSALDAVLAEVQAAVTKGDRVAITGFGVFEKRVRGARTARNPRTGESVKVKKTSVPAFRPGAGFKEMVASGKAPKNTVAAKKSATASTAKSTVARKTTTKKAAPAKTTATKAAAKKTAPAKKATGGTKATTAKKTTAAKKSTAAKSTSTRATASKKASTAKKAPAKKAAKR